A section of the Dyella terrae genome encodes:
- a CDS encoding autotransporter outer membrane beta-barrel domain-containing protein, whose product MPRTRHIAGAIAAALLFSTAASATDFSKVVVIGDSLSDAGNIAAANGSPIPLRFTTNPGYTTAENVAAALGLPVTASLTGGTDYAFGGAGLVHNSAAGPIPLMPQQWGMYLAANGGKADPNALYQVWGGANDIFYLTAVSQDPTFLAAGVQQAAQTELGLLAQMQANGAKYVIVYNLPDIGKTPASAAGGAAAQQGGSQLSTLFNSVLEVGLNQLSNKGLNVIPVNTYAVLNEVIANPSAYGFTNVTTPACTVSSSINCTPNTLVDPNAAKTYLFADGVHPTTAAHAMLSQYVVSVIRAPSQVSLLGEAPLAAAAAQGRAIRNEMLADGMGSDTRAFASIDYGQQTFKGQGLSPKTDSDNVNLTLGADVKASDNWSLGVAMGIGQHNADFQGGGGYKLQDISGLGYVTWHQAGGYVGGYVSFGQSNFSDIERRIQLGAATRTESGKADGSHLGGGLTGGYWFDFSGLRTGPFANVEWQTVKVNGYAESGSSSTSMWFNRQQRDALISTVGWRLQGHWQTSSMLLQPYAEVAWNHDSKADPRAITAGLNSMAGFFSLTGFSPDGTWGTADLGISAQFTQNITGWLGYTGRFSDNSQKFNSINAGVKFGF is encoded by the coding sequence ATGCCCCGTACTCGCCATATCGCCGGCGCCATTGCCGCCGCCCTGCTGTTCAGCACCGCCGCTTCCGCTACCGATTTCAGCAAGGTCGTCGTCATTGGCGACAGCCTGAGCGACGCCGGCAACATTGCCGCCGCGAATGGCTCGCCGATCCCGCTGCGCTTCACCACGAACCCGGGCTACACGACGGCCGAAAACGTCGCCGCCGCCCTTGGCCTGCCGGTCACGGCATCGCTGACCGGTGGCACGGACTACGCCTTCGGTGGCGCCGGCTTGGTGCACAACTCGGCCGCTGGCCCGATCCCGCTCATGCCGCAGCAGTGGGGCATGTACCTGGCCGCCAACGGTGGCAAGGCCGATCCCAACGCGCTGTACCAGGTGTGGGGTGGCGCAAATGACATCTTCTACCTGACCGCCGTCTCGCAGGACCCGACCTTCCTCGCCGCCGGCGTGCAGCAGGCCGCCCAGACCGAGCTTGGCCTGCTGGCCCAGATGCAGGCGAACGGCGCCAAGTACGTGATCGTTTACAACCTGCCGGACATCGGCAAGACCCCGGCCAGCGCCGCGGGCGGTGCCGCCGCGCAGCAGGGCGGCTCGCAGTTGTCGACGCTGTTCAACAGCGTGCTCGAGGTGGGCCTGAACCAGCTGAGCAACAAGGGCCTGAACGTGATCCCCGTGAACACCTACGCGGTGCTCAATGAAGTGATCGCCAACCCGTCGGCCTACGGCTTCACCAACGTGACCACGCCGGCCTGTACGGTGTCCAGCTCGATCAACTGCACCCCGAACACCCTGGTCGATCCGAACGCCGCCAAGACCTATCTGTTCGCCGATGGCGTGCATCCGACCACCGCCGCGCACGCGATGCTCAGCCAGTACGTGGTGTCCGTGATCCGCGCCCCGTCGCAGGTCTCCCTGCTGGGTGAAGCGCCGCTCGCCGCCGCTGCCGCACAGGGTCGTGCGATCCGCAACGAAATGCTCGCCGACGGCATGGGCAGCGACACGCGCGCCTTCGCCAGCATCGACTACGGCCAGCAGACGTTCAAAGGCCAGGGCCTGTCGCCGAAGACGGACAGCGACAACGTCAACCTGACCCTCGGTGCCGACGTGAAGGCGTCCGACAACTGGTCGCTCGGCGTGGCCATGGGCATCGGCCAGCACAATGCCGACTTCCAGGGCGGCGGCGGTTACAAGCTGCAGGACATCAGCGGCCTGGGCTACGTCACCTGGCATCAGGCGGGCGGTTACGTGGGCGGCTATGTCAGCTTCGGCCAGTCCAACTTCTCGGACATCGAACGCCGCATCCAGCTCGGTGCCGCGACGCGCACCGAAAGCGGCAAGGCTGACGGCTCCCACCTCGGTGGCGGCCTGACCGGCGGCTACTGGTTCGACTTCTCGGGCCTGCGTACCGGTCCGTTCGCCAACGTTGAATGGCAGACGGTCAAGGTCAATGGCTACGCCGAAAGCGGCAGCAGCAGCACCTCGATGTGGTTCAACCGCCAGCAGCGTGACGCGCTGATCTCGACCGTCGGCTGGCGCCTGCAGGGCCATTGGCAGACCAGCAGCATGCTGCTGCAGCCGTACGCCGAAGTGGCATGGAACCATGACAGCAAGGCCGATCCGCGCGCCATCACGGCGGGCCTGAACTCGATGGCCGGCTTCTTCAGCCTGACCGGCTTCTCGCCGGATGGCACCTGGGGCACGGCGGACCTGGGCATCTCGGCGCAGTTCACCCAGAACATCACCGGCTGGCTGGGCTACACCGGTCGCTTCAGCGACAACAGCCAGAAGTTCAACAGCATCAATGCTGGCGTGAAGTTCGGCTTCTAA